The DNA segment AATATGAAACAACTTGCGTGCCAAAAGAACAATCAGGACTCAAAAGGACCGTAACTCGTTAGAACATACGAATCTTCCGGCACGAACCTTGCCTCGATATTCACACCATTAACGACAAAACGCACCTAATGCGCCATCCCGGTACGTCCCATACGGTACGGCGACTACGTATCCCATTGAATTACATGCGAATAGCTGCCCAAAAATTAGACAGACAAACACGATTGGCCGAAAAGCAGATTTTCCCACCCCGTTAAGTTCTGCGCCCTATTTCTTCTTCGCCAGATGTACCGACATCCCATGAAGGTCGTGTGATGCCTCCATTATCGACTCCGAAATCACGGGATGACCAAAGATCAATGATCCAAGCTCCGTGACCGTTAAACCCCGATTAATGGCAAGCGCCGCCGCGTGTATAATCTCCGTAGCGTGAACTCCCACTATATGCACACCTAATAGCTTGTCAGTCTTGCGATCACCTATCACCTTCACCTCCCCGGCAATTTCATTCTCAGCATGCGCTTTGCCCAATACCCTGAGCGGAAAACGACCAACCGCCACCTCATATTTCTCAGCCGCCTCGGCCTCACGCATACCCACCGAGGCTACCTCGGGATGAGTGAAGATCACCGATGGCACCCCCAGATAATTCACCTCCGCCTTCTCCCCCAGCGCATTATCAACCGCCACCGACCCATCGTGTACCGCCGTATAAGCCAGAAGTATCTTGCCCCGCACGTCACCAATGGCAAATATGTTGTCGACGCTCGTCCGCATGTCAGCCGATGTCTTGATCGAACGGTTCTTCTCCAATTCCACCCCGACTTCCTCAAGACCGAGACCTTCAGTATTAAACGACCGGCCAACAGCCACCAGCACCTGGTTACAGTCGACAGATTTACCATTAGATAGAACAGCGAGAACCCCGGCCTCACCGGGCTTAACAGACTCCACCTTGGTCGAGGTGTGCACCGCAACCTTCATCTTCTTAAGTTCCCGCTCCATGACCTTCGAGGTATCCGCATCCTCCATCGGGAGCACCCGCTCCAGCATCTCCACCACCGTCACCTCGACATCCAGAAGCGATAGCATGCACGCCCACTCGCAACCAATGACGCCCGCGCCTATTATCAGCATGGACTTCGGAAGGTTCCCCAGCTCCAGAAGATGATCCGATGTTAAAATACGTTTGCCGTCCACCGGAAACCCGGGAATGTTCGCGCTGCGAGAACCGGTCGCTATTATGATGTTATCCGTCTGAAGCTCGGTTTCCCTATCGTTCTCGTCAGTGACAATCACCGAATTTTTTCCGCCGATTCTGCCATAACCGGCGAAATGCTCCACTCCATGCGATTTGAAAAGCTGCCCGATCCCCCCAACCAGCATGCCCACAATCTTGTCTTTGCGAGCGCGCATGGCCACCCAGTCGTAAACCGGCGGCGAAGAAAGCGTTATACCGAATGTCGATGCTTCCTTCATCCGCTTATACTGCTCGGCCGATGCTATCAGGGCCTTCGACGGAATACACCCCTTATTCAGACACACTCCGCCCAGCTTGTCCCCCTCCACCACCGCAACTTTAGCTCCCTTCAAGGCAGCCCTGATTCCAGC comes from the Candidatus Zixiibacteriota bacterium genome and includes:
- the lpdA gene encoding dihydrolipoyl dehydrogenase; the protein is MDKYNIVIIGGGPGGYTAGIRAALKGAKVAVVEGDKLGGVCLNKGCIPSKALIASAEQYKRMKEASTFGITLSSPPVYDWVAMRARKDKIVGMLVGGIGQLFKSHGVEHFAGYGRIGGKNSVIVTDENDRETELQTDNIIIATGSRSANIPGFPVDGKRILTSDHLLELGNLPKSMLIIGAGVIGCEWACMLSLLDVEVTVVEMLERVLPMEDADTSKVMERELKKMKVAVHTSTKVESVKPGEAGVLAVLSNGKSVDCNQVLVAVGRSFNTEGLGLEEVGVELEKNRSIKTSADMRTSVDNIFAIGDVRGKILLAYTAVHDGSVAVDNALGEKAEVNYLGVPSVIFTHPEVASVGMREAEAAEKYEVAVGRFPLRVLGKAHAENEIAGEVKVIGDRKTDKLLGVHIVGVHATEIIHAAALAINRGLTVTELGSLIFGHPVISESIMEASHDLHGMSVHLAKKK